Below is a window of Planktothrix tepida PCC 9214 DNA.
TTTAATAATGCGTCCATCGGACACAACATGAACATAATCCGGCACAATATAATCGAGTAACCGTTGATAATGGGTAATCACTAACAAGGCGTTATTTTCGTTGGCTAACTGATTAACACCATTGGCAACAATTCGCAACGCATCAATATCTAAACCCGAATCTGTTTCATCTAAAACGGCTAATTTGGGTTCTAATAACGCCATTTGTAAAATTTCATTGCGTTTTTTCTCTCCCCCAGAGAATCCTTCATTAACGCTGCGTTCTAAAAATTCATCGCGCATTTTAACAATGTCTAATTTTTCCCGCACTAATTCATCAAAATCAAAGGCATCTAATTCTTCTAATCCTTTATATTTTTGATGAGCATTATAAGCAACTCTCAGAAAGTCTAAATTACTCACTCCCGGAATTTCAATGGGATATTGAAACGCCAAGAAAATTCCGGCTAAGGCGCGTTCTTCAGGTTCTAATTCTAATAAATTTTGACCTAAAAAGGTAATTTCCCCTCCAGTGACTTCGTAGCTCGGATGTCCGCTTAAAACTTTAGAAAAGGTACTTTTCCCTGAACCATTTAAACCCATAATAGCGTGGATTTCTCCGGCTTTGATTTCTAAATTAAACCCCTTAAGGATTTGTTTGTCGTCAATATTAGCCGTTAAATTTTTAACGGATAGAATAATTTCACTGTTCTCTTTAATCATGGTTGTCCGTTGTGAGATTTTTTCTAGTTTTCTAGTTCCCTGGTTCTACCAGGGAATGTAGTCGGGAGGCTCCGCCTCCTTTTTTACTAGAGGCAGAGCCTCTATTTCTCATTTCTAGGTAGAACCTAGAAACGAGGGGGGGTCGGGGAATGATTAACCAACGGTTCCTTCTAATTTCAAGCTCAATAATTTATCGGCTTCAACGGCAAATTCCATCGGCAATTTATTGAACACATCTTTGCAGAAACCGCTAATCATCATGGAGACAGCATCTTCAGCAGAAATTCCCCGTTGTGCAAAATAGAAAAGCTGGTCTTCTCCAATTTTAGACGTAGAGGCTTCATGCTCGACTTTAGCGCTATTATTTTCCACTTGAATATAGGGAAACGTATTCGCCTGGGCTCGATCTCCGATTAACATAGAATCACATTGAGAATAATTTCTCGCGCCTTCGGCTTTCGGCCCCATTTTCACTAACCCGCGATAACTATTAGCGGATTTTCCAGCAGAAATTCCTTTAGAAATAATCGTGCTGCGGGTATTTTTCCCAATATGGATCATTTTGGTTCCGGTGTCCGCTTGTTGTTTATTATTCGTCAGCGCAACGGAATAAAATTCACCCACTGAATTATCCCCAGCTAACACACAACTGGGATATTTCCAAGTAATAGCAGACCCCGTTTCTACCTGTGTCCAAGAAATCTTAGAATTCACTCCTTTGCATAATCCCCGTTTGGTGACAAAGTTGTAAATTCCGCCTTTGCCTTCTTCATCTCCAGCGTACCAATTTTGCACCGTAGAATATTTAATTTCCGCATTATCTAACGCGACTAATTCTACAACGGCGGCGTGCAGTTGATTGGTATCAAACATGGGGGCGGTACAGCCTTCTAAATAGGTGACAGAACTTTCTTCTTCTGCAATAATTAAAGTCCGTTCAAACTGTCCAGAATCACCGTTATTAATCCGAAAATAGGTAGACAAATCCATCGGACATTGGACACCTTTGGGAATATAAACAAATGATCCATCACTAAAAACGGCAGAATTCAATGCAGCAAAGAAATTATCGCCAACGGGAACGACACTTCCTAAATATTTTTCCACCAGTTCAGGATGTTCCTTAACGGCTTCGGAAATGGAACAGAAAATTACCCCGTCTTCAGCTAATTTTTCTTTAAAAGTTGTGGCAATGGAAACACTATCAAAAACCGCATCAACGGCTACATTAGAAAGACGCTTCTGTTCGCTTAAAGGAATACCTAATTTCTCAAAGGTTTCTAATAAAGTGGGGTCAACTTCTTCTAAACTTGCTTTTTTGTTTTCAACTTTGGGAGCGGAATAGTAGATAATAGATTGATAGTCAATGGGCGGATAGTTGACGTGGGGCCAAGTGGGTTCTGCCATCTTCAGCCATTGTCGATAGGCTCGTAGACGGAAGTTAAGCATAAATTCCGGTTCATTTTTTTTAGCCGAAATCAGGCGGACAACATCCTCACTGAGTCCACGGGGAATGGTGTCTGACTCAATATCGGTAACAAAACCGTATTTATACGGCTGGTTGACTAGGGTTTTAACGGAAGCACTCATAACCTTAAATTTAGTGTTCGATAGTTCTCAAAGGATGGCAGACGGGTGGTAGGCTGTTGACTTAAGCAACAGATTTGTTACTTAAGTCTATTTTAAGCTACATTAACAACAAGTGCATTGTCAAAGTCCAAATTTATAAATTTTTGTTAAGACGATGGCCACCACTCAGCAGCAGTCCACAAAACACGATATTCTGCAACTCCTTCTCAAACAGGGACAGGCGACGGCCCAGGAGTTAGCGGAAACCCTTGAGATTAGTCCCCAAGCCATTCGTCGTCATCTCAAAGATTTGGAACTGGAGGGGTTAATTGCCTATAACTCGGTTCAGGTGGGGATGGGGCGACCTCAGCACGTTTATGAATTGACGACTCAAGGACGGGAACGTTTTCCGAACCGTTATGATGAGTTTGCGATTTCCTTTTTGGATACTTTAGCGCAAACCGTCGGACATGAACAGGTTAGTCAAATTTTACAGAAACAATGGCAGCGTAAAGCTATTGAATATCGACAAAAAGTTGGGAAGGGTTCGCTCAAAGAACGAGTGGAAAAATTAGTGGAATTGCGGAAAGCCGAAGGATATATGGCGGAGTGGTATTTGGTGGAGTCAGAACAACTGGATACTCCGCGAGAACGTTATATTTTAACGGAACATAATTGTGCCATTTCTAATGTGGCGGAATCATTTCCCAGTGTTTGTGGTCATGAATTAGAAATGTTTGGGGCAATTTTAGAAGATTGTACCGTAGAAAGAACCCATTGGATTGTGAATGGGGAACATCGGTGTGGGTATTTAATTATAGGAGAGAACAGGGAACAGGGAACAGGGAACAGGGAGGAAAAGACAGACATAATATCTGGTTTTCTGCAACAATCTTTGTCCTAACCCTACTTGAGCGACTCCTATATTCAATTATTACATAAAGCTATGGAATTTTTAACTCAGGATGAAGCCATTCAAGTGGATGCGGCGTTATTATCCTCTAAGGATAAGTTCTCAACGCGGTTAGCGATTTATGCGTTACGCTGTTTGAAACAAATTTCTCAAAGCGAAGATATTATTATTGAAGATATTAAACCCGAACAAGTCCAGAATTGGGTTAGAAATGATTCTAGTTTTCAAGAAAATATTGAATTTGATGCCAATTTCGATAGTTTCTTTACTCAGTTATTAATGGCTTCATTAAATCCTTTAAAAAAAGCTTCAGAAGCCGAAAATATTCCAATTCAAAATTTAACGGTTAAACAGTTAATTCATTGGTTTGAACAGGAATCTAAGCAGAATTTAGAGCAAGATTGAAAACTATATGAGACAACCAATAAATAAGAGAAAATTAACACATATGATTAACCTAGATACTATCCAGCAAGACATAATATCATCGTAGCTGGCAACAGTTAAAGATGAGTGATACAATTTAATCAAATTTGCATTTGGTGTTTCAAAATCAGAAGCAATAGGCTAATCCTATGAATACCCTTGACCAAGTATTAGAAACTGCTTTACAACTACCCTACGAACAGCAGGAAATGCTGATCAAAATTCTGCAAAACCGCCACCAAGAAAGTCGCCGCGCAGAAATGGCTGTGGATGCAAAAAAAAGTTTGGCTGATTTCCATGCCGGAAAATTTAGATACCAGTCAGCCCACGATATTGTTCTAACATTGCGCCAGTCTTTGCAGGAGCCAGAAGCATGAGAATGCTGGTTCTAACCCCAAAATTCAAACGGGCATTCCGCAAATTTGTAAAGCGAAACGCTGAACTCCAGCAACGCATTGAAGAAACCCTTGAGCAAATTAGAGAACGAGAAATTTATCACAACTTGGTGTGTAGTTAAATTACGAGGCGACCTGTACACAGTCATCAGTCACCCGTGTGAATATTATTATTTAAACTTTTGATAGACTATGCCCATCAAAACTTTATTCTTAAATTTTTTCAAGTCTTGTAATCTTATAAACTTGATGAGGCGGTTCAGAATGTAATTCGATATAGAGCTTTCCATTATCCCAAGTGCTAATTGGGACAAGCAAAAAATTGAGCTTCACATCAAGTTCAATAACACCTTTGCAACAATCTGAAGTATTTTCTGACAATCTATATACTTTAATTATAAGTTTTAATTGGCATAGATCAGGAACTTTTTTAAAAATTAAATCAAATGTTTTTAACAATTCTTCTCGGTTGCTAGTATAAAAAAAATTTCCTGAATAAGAGGTTGAAATCAGCTTTCCTATTTCCTCCAAATCCTTACTTTCATAAGCTTTTTTAAATCCTTGAAAAAATGCTAAAGTATCACCACTAAGACCGTCAGGATTATTATCTTTGTTAAGAAATACATAGATATCTTTAGCGACTTGAATCAGAATAGAAATAGGAATATCAATCATATCTTCGCTAGTTAGATAGGTGGTATAAAAGTTAGAGTTTGCTTTGTGAGATATTATACCATGTTCTGTATTACAGCGATTTTCATACGGATGAAGTTCAGTAGGGACTAAAAAACCCGGTTTCTCAAAAAGCTTTTGTCTCCCAACTGAGATTGTTGTTAAGAAACCCGGTTTCTCAGCATTGAGTATACCTAAAAAGAGTGTTTTGGGGCTCGCTTTTAATCATGGTCAAGAGAGCGATCGCTTAAGATATAATCAAAACAACCCATCTCAGAAAATAGCTCAATCATGAAAACACAACTTAATCAAGAGGGACAGATTACTATACCTTCTAAAATTCGTGAGCGTTTAGAACTGAAACAGGGAGATGAATTCCTATTAATTGTTACCGGAAATGAAATTAGGTTACAACCCATTAAAAGAAAACGGCTGAGTGAATTCCGAGGAGTTTTACCCGCCACTCAAGCTTATCCGGGTAAGACAACTATACGCCAAGCTGTAGCTCAATCTTTAGCTCAGAAATCTAATCAGTTATAATCATGAGTAATTATTGGGTAGATGCCAATATTTTATTAAGGTTCATTACTAATGATCCTCTCGCTCTCGCTGAACGAGCTGCTAAATTTTTACAGAAAGCTGAACAAGGAGAAATTACACTCAAGGTATCTTCAATTGTTGTGGCTGAAGTGGTTTGGGTATTAATTTCTTTTTATGGTTATTCTCGACAACAAGTTGCAGATGTTTTGATAGGTTTGTTAACATCAGAGGGTATTATTCTTGAATCTAGTGAGCAAGTAATAACAGCCCTTGATAGTATGGCAACAGCAAATGTTGATTTTGTTGATGCTTATCTTGCAGAAGTAGCTCGTAAAGAAAATGAATTTATTGCTTCTTTTGATCGAGATTTCAAACGTTTAGATATACCTTATATATAGCAGTCCTAAATCATTATCAAGAGCATGATATAATGATATACACTACTTGATTATAACAATAAAAATTATGAATGGCTTACAACAGGCAGAAAAAGAGGGGAACAAAGAAATAGCTGAATTAGAAATTTTAATTGAGAGTAATCTTTCGGCAAGAGAACTAAAACGAGCAATAGCTGTCAGGATGGCACTCACCGGTAAAATTTACCGTGAAATCAGCCAAATTTTAGGCGTAAGCGAATTTTTTATTGGGTATTGGAAAAAAGTTTTTAAAGTCAAAGGAATCGCCGGGTTAAAACTAGGATATAAAGGCTCAAAAGGGTATTTAAGTATTCAACAAAAAACAGAAGTAATTGAGTGGTTAAAGAATAAAAAGTATTGGGATTTAGATGAGTTAGTTATTTATGTGGAGCAAGAATTTGGGGTAATATATAAATCCAAACAAAGCTACTATAAACTGTTTGAGCAGGCAAATATTAGTTGGAAGAAGTCTCAGAAAGTGAATCCCAAATTTAGCGAAGAGCAGGTAAAAAAAAAGAGAGAAGAAATTAATGAGATGTTATCGAAACAAAAGACTGGCATAGAATCGGGGGAAGTAATAGTATTTTTTTTAGATGAATGTCATCTACTTCATGGAGATGTTAAGGGCTACGTTTGGGGTCAATCAAATCTAAGAATTGAAGTTCCAATTACCAATGAAAAAGAGCGACAAACTTATTTTGGAGCACTGAATTATCAAAGTAAAAGATTCCACGTTCAAAGTTACCCATCTGGGGATGGAAAATCAACAGTTGAATTTATAAAATACTTACAAAACCAATATAAAAACAAGAAAATTATCTTAATTTGGGATGGAGCCACCTATCATAGATTTGGAGAATTTAGAAAATTTTTATCAGAAATAAATGGGGATAAAGAACCTGATGATTTTTTAATTACTTGTATTTTATTTGCTCCTAATGCTCCGCAACAAAATCCGGTTGAAGATATTTGGTTACAAGCGAAAAACTTTTTGAGGAAGTATTGGTATTTATGCAAGTCGTTTAAGATTATCAAATTTTTGTTTGAGTTCTTTACCAAAGAACATAAATTTGATTTTCCCAAAATTCATCAGTATACTTATACATAGAAAATCATTTAGGATTGCTATAGAGCCAGATTAATTAATTTTTGGTTGGTTCATTGGAATCAATTAATCTATTATACTAGACTACCAATTTCTATCATGACAACGTGATAATTTTAGGAAAAGGGATAGTATAAAACCCCAGTTTCTCAGGGAGGCTGGGGTATTTTAATAAGGTTGATAAGATTACGCTAGAATTACCATTCCCGCCGGGGGTAAGTTCACATGAACGGCGGTTCGATTTTGATACAGTTCAACGGTATCAATACGGAATCCATCACAATCACTTAAGGCAATCCAATATTGATAAACCTTAATAATAGCGGATAAAACTTCATCTTTTGAAAGGCAAAGATCTTTTAAATCAAAAAAGTCACCCCGGCGGAATTCAACATCTGGGTGCATGACATTTTCCCAAGCAGCTGCGTCCCAATGTTCAATTTTTCCGGCGCGAGTATACCAGTCCCAATTTTGAAATTCTTGCGGCCAAACGCCATCTTCAATAGACTGGGGTTTATCAATACAGTCTCCAGTTTGAGAACGCCATCCAGCAACCGGATGAGCCGGAGAATAGCGATAGGAAAGGGTATCTTTGTGTTCACCGTTTTCGTCTTGATAAAACCAGTTATTTCCGGTGTGATTATAAATAATATCGAGTAAAACGTACATTCCCCGTTCATGGGCCGCATCAACTAAATCTCTTAAATCTTGACGAGTTCCAAACCGAGGATCTATTTCTAAAAAGTTTTGAATTCCATAGCCATGATAGGTTTGTAAATCACACCGTTGTTTCCAAATTGGGCCGATCCAAAGGGTAGTTATACCGAGTTCTTTTAAGTAATCTAATTTACTTTCAATTCCTTTTAATGTTCCCCCTGAAAACTTGGTTCCAGCTTTCATCCAAGCTGCTTTATCTAGGGTTTTCCAGTCTTCGGGATGATGGCGATCGAACAGGGGGCGTTTGGATTCTTCCCCATCACTGAAGCGATCTGGTAACAGAAAATACAAGATTTGATCGCGCCAGTCGTCAGGGCTGGGATAAACTTTACCACGAGGTTTTAAATTAACTTCTGATAAGTTTGTTGGGGCTGAAAATTCCACAGGTGTTGTCATGGTGAGTCCCTTGATAGTAATAAATTTTGCTCAACAGGTAGAAATGAAAATAACAACTTAAAGAACATTCCCTCAAGAGGATTTTCACCCCTAAGTTGTGATTTCCTTTCGTTGATTCAAGGGGTTTTATACCCATTCAGAACAAAATACTAAATTGAACTCACAAGACTTGACACCCCCAGAGGCATAGCCTGTTTTTAACTAACGAGAACCCCGATTTTGATCTAACGCTTGATACCCTGATCTATTGGGGTTTTTGAATAATCATTTCTACAACTCGCCGTTTAGCAATGGGGTCAATTCCCAGTAAGCGAATATAATCTTGGGGATGTTCCGTTAAACAAGTTTCAATTCCTCGAAGAATATCTCCTTCTGATTGATTACCATTTAACCCGCAGCTATTCCAAGATCCGGTTTTAAACCGTCGTTTATCGGCGTATTCTAATCCAACCCGATAGCCACTGGATATAATCTGATCAATTTGTTCTAAGACTTCAATCCCTAAATTTGTACTAACGAATTTTCCCCCACTCACTAATGTACTGCCACTGGCATCTCCTTGCATTACGGTTGCCCCTGTACTATTAATACTATGGGGAGGCATAATGGGATTATAGGGGTTATGAGGAATGGGATTTAACGATTGTTGACGATTTTCTTGGGGAATGGGGGAAGCTCCAAATTGACTATTAAACGTGCGAAATTGATTATATTCTTCGACTAATCGCATTTCTTGAATCCGTTTTTGTTCCGCAACCATCAGTTGACCCATTTCAATTAAATGGGGTAGTTTAAAGTTGGGTTTCTGGAATTCAGGAGCTTTTTCCGCACTATTCACAATCCGTTTAGAAATACGTTCAACTCCCTGTTTATGAATAAAATCTCGAATTTGTTCATCATAAATTCGCGATCGCACAGCACTAAAAAAGTCAATGGATTGTTCAGGGAAAGTATCAACTAATTGAGTAATATCTTGTTGGGATAATTCATCGGTTTGGAAAATTCCCCGTAACACGCCAATGCGTTCCTCCCTTGTAGGTTCCCAATAAAATTTTTCCATGCGTCCATCCCGAATTAAGGGCGCGTATAATGTGGAAAAATCATTTCCGGTGACAATAATGGGAATCCGATGTAAGGGGGTTTCATCATAACTTCCCGGTAATTGAACATTAGTGGGATTATCCGCAATATTCATTAATGTAGCGTTCACTAATTGCGTATTCACGGTATATTGAGTACCCGAATCAAACCGTCCAGCACCCGCATCTAAATCATTAATAAATAAAGCACACATTTGTCCCCGAACTTTCACTTGTTCCGAGGCTTCCCGATATCTTAATCGAATTAATCGCGCCGGATCTCCCGCATCAGGACTTTCTAATTCCCCACCGGATATCATCACGGGTTCAAATCCCATTTTCTCAAAAACTAATTCACATTGAAAGGTTTTTCCTTCTCCCTTGCGTCCGTGAATTCCTAATATTAGAGGAACCCGGACACCAGGTAATTGTAAGAAATTTTTGGTGATATGAACAGCCAGTTTATCGAGAAAGCGAGGTGAAATATAATAAGACATATTGAAAATGACACAACAGTTTAAATTCGGTGCCCTAGTTTGATTTTACGATGAAAGGAACCTAAAATTAACCGTTATTAACATCTATCTTTAGAAATAGATTTAAGAAAAAATGTGGAACAGGCATCTTGCCTGTTAACCCTGTTAACCTGTGATCAGGGTTTAGCGGATCAGTTCATTAGACTTTTTTTCGGGGGTTTCTTGCTTATCTAGCCAATCTAATAAGCGTTTTGACACTTTCAATTGATTATTGAGAATTTCATCTGTCGCTACAATTACACCTAAGAGTATGGTTAAAGAAATAATATCCATGAGTAAACCCTCACGCTAATTAACTAGACCGTATAGTCTTTTCCTAAAATTAGGATAGACTGTACCGTCTAGTTTTGTCAAGCCTTGAAATATAGCTTAACTTCAAATATACTACATCAGAGAGGACATTCGGTCATAGTCGGAGTTGGGGGGCGATTTGATGAACCAGAATGCTAGTTAATCCACTTGTAATAAATTGCACCCCAATAGAAGCAACCAGTAAGCCTAAAATCCGAGTCGCAATACTTAACCCCACATTACCTAATATTCGTTGCAACCATTGTCCTGAAAGCAAAATGGCACAGACAATAGATGAAATAAAGACACAAACAGCAGCCAATTCAACAATCTGAAATCCATCTTTGTTAGCCTGAATTTCATTGGCATAGAGAATCACATTGGCAATTACACCTGGCCCCACCAGCAGGGGCATTGCCAAGGGAATCACAATCTTTCTATAAACAGACTTCGCTTCTTCCAAATCACTTTGATTGTCCTGTTCAGCAACATCTTGCACCTTACCTTTCATATTACCTGTTACCAAGTTAATCCCAATTAGTAACAGCAAAATACCCCCAGCAATTCGGAATGAATCTAAGGTAATGCCAAAGAACTGAAGGAGAGACGATCCCGTCAATAAAAACAGCAGAAGCAAGCCTAATACAGTGAGTGAAAGTAAGACTGCGAGCCATTTTTGTACCCCTTTGTTTTCTTTAGCGGTGTAACTGATAAAAACGGGCAAAACCCCCAAAGGATTGAGCAGTGCAAATAAACTAGCTGCAAATGTACTGAGAAGTTGTGTATCCATTAATGGTATTTCTTACTGTTCCCTGTTCCCTGTTCCCTCTTCCCTGTTCCCTGTTCCCTTAGTTTCAGAATCCGCTATTTGAGATGATGGGTTTTCAATTCTTCTTGAATTTGCTCCAGCGTCCGACCTTTGGTTTCTGGAACCAGTAAGTAGGTAAAGACTACCGAGCAAAGGGTAAGTACAGCATAGAGCCAGAAGGCACCCGGACGCCCCAAGGCGTTGACAATAGAGAGGAACGTCATCGCCACGATTAGGTTTGCGCCCCAGTTGGCAACCGTCGCCACACTCATAGCTTTAGAGCGAATATTAAGCGGATAAATCTCAGAAATTAACAGCCAGAACACAGGGCCTAAACCAATGGCAAACGATGCCACATACAGCATTAGAATTATAACAACCGCAACACCCAGAGACGAAGCTAGTTGGGGCAATTGAAAGGAAACTGCCAATAAAGCCAGAGAAATTGCCATCCCAATCAAACTGGTTAACAGCAAGGGTCGCCGTCCGGCTCGATCAACAAACCAAGAGCCAACAATAGTAAACAGCACGTTAATCACCCCGACCCCCGTTGTTGCTAGAATTGAAGCCCCAGCCGATTTTAAACCGGAAAATTCCATAATCGTCGGTGCGTAGTAAATCACGGTATTAATTCCGGTGACTTGCTGGAAGATTGCCAACCCAATGCCAATCATCAACGGTAATCGTAATGCGGGTTTAAGCAAATCAGACCATTGCGATGAACCTTCCGTTGCCAAACTACTGTGAATCTCCTCCAGTTCTGCATCGACATTTTGAGTACCGCGAATCTGATGTAACACCTTGCGCGCCTGTCCGCCCCGATTTCGCATGATCAACCAACGGGGACTATCGGGCATTTTTGCCATCCCCAAAGCCAGTGCTAAAGCGGGAACAATTGCCAACCCTAGCATCAGACGCCAACCCTCTGACACATTAGTAAACAGGTAATCGACCCAATAAGACAGC
It encodes the following:
- a CDS encoding plasmid stabilization system protein; this encodes MLVLTPKFKRAFRKFVKRNAELQQRIEETLEQIREREIYHNLVCS
- a CDS encoding alpha-amylase family glycosyl hydrolase, which gives rise to MTTPVEFSAPTNLSEVNLKPRGKVYPSPDDWRDQILYFLLPDRFSDGEESKRPLFDRHHPEDWKTLDKAAWMKAGTKFSGGTLKGIESKLDYLKELGITTLWIGPIWKQRCDLQTYHGYGIQNFLEIDPRFGTRQDLRDLVDAAHERGMYVLLDIIYNHTGNNWFYQDENGEHKDTLSYRYSPAHPVAGWRSQTGDCIDKPQSIEDGVWPQEFQNWDWYTRAGKIEHWDAAAWENVMHPDVEFRRGDFFDLKDLCLSKDEVLSAIIKVYQYWIALSDCDGFRIDTVELYQNRTAVHVNLPPAGMVILA
- a CDS encoding PIN domain-containing protein — its product is MSNYWVDANILLRFITNDPLALAERAAKFLQKAEQGEITLKVSSIVVAEVVWVLISFYGYSRQQVADVLIGLLTSEGIILESSEQVITALDSMATANVDFVDAYLAEVARKENEFIASFDRDFKRLDIPYI
- the sufR gene encoding iron-sulfur cluster biosynthesis transcriptional regulator SufR yields the protein MATTQQQSTKHDILQLLLKQGQATAQELAETLEISPQAIRRHLKDLELEGLIAYNSVQVGMGRPQHVYELTTQGRERFPNRYDEFAISFLDTLAQTVGHEQVSQILQKQWQRKAIEYRQKVGKGSLKERVEKLVELRKAEGYMAEWYLVESEQLDTPRERYILTEHNCAISNVAESFPSVCGHELEMFGAILEDCTVERTHWIVNGEHRCGYLIIGENREQGTGNREEKTDIISGFLQQSLS
- a CDS encoding ribulose bisphosphate carboxylase small subunit translates to MSYYISPRFLDKLAVHITKNFLQLPGVRVPLILGIHGRKGEGKTFQCELVFEKMGFEPVMISGGELESPDAGDPARLIRLRYREASEQVKVRGQMCALFINDLDAGAGRFDSGTQYTVNTQLVNATLMNIADNPTNVQLPGSYDETPLHRIPIIVTGNDFSTLYAPLIRDGRMEKFYWEPTREERIGVLRGIFQTDELSQQDITQLVDTFPEQSIDFFSAVRSRIYDEQIRDFIHKQGVERISKRIVNSAEKAPEFQKPNFKLPHLIEMGQLMVAEQKRIQEMRLVEEYNQFRTFNSQFGASPIPQENRQQSLNPIPHNPYNPIMPPHSINSTGATVMQGDASGSTLVSGGKFVSTNLGIEVLEQIDQIISSGYRVGLEYADKRRFKTGSWNSCGLNGNQSEGDILRGIETCLTEHPQDYIRLLGIDPIAKRRVVEMIIQKPQ
- a CDS encoding sugar porter family MFS transporter — protein: MAQTSSTSQPVPSGTHHQVSRFVIIVSAIAAIGGLLFGYDTGVISGAILFIKEQFRLDSTMQEFVVSSVLVGSVTGAALGGLLGDRFGRRHMIILAGIIFGLGALLTAFTPNLTILVIGRVIVGVGIGIASFISPMYISEVAPKSIRGTLVFLNQLALTLGILLSYWVDYLFTNVSEGWRLMLGLAIVPALALALGMAKMPDSPRWLIMRNRGGQARKVLHQIRGTQNVDAELEEIHSSLATEGSSQWSDLLKPALRLPLMIGIGLAIFQQVTGINTVIYYAPTIMEFSGLKSAGASILATTGVGVINVLFTIVGSWFVDRAGRRPLLLTSLIGMAISLALLAVSFQLPQLASSLGVAVVIILMLYVASFAIGLGPVFWLLISEIYPLNIRSKAMSVATVANWGANLIVAMTFLSIVNALGRPGAFWLYAVLTLCSVVFTYLLVPETKGRTLEQIQEELKTHHLK
- the sufB gene encoding Fe-S cluster assembly protein SufB; its protein translation is MSASVKTLVNQPYKYGFVTDIESDTIPRGLSEDVVRLISAKKNEPEFMLNFRLRAYRQWLKMAEPTWPHVNYPPIDYQSIIYYSAPKVENKKASLEEVDPTLLETFEKLGIPLSEQKRLSNVAVDAVFDSVSIATTFKEKLAEDGVIFCSISEAVKEHPELVEKYLGSVVPVGDNFFAALNSAVFSDGSFVYIPKGVQCPMDLSTYFRINNGDSGQFERTLIIAEEESSVTYLEGCTAPMFDTNQLHAAVVELVALDNAEIKYSTVQNWYAGDEEGKGGIYNFVTKRGLCKGVNSKISWTQVETGSAITWKYPSCVLAGDNSVGEFYSVALTNNKQQADTGTKMIHIGKNTRSTIISKGISAGKSANSYRGLVKMGPKAEGARNYSQCDSMLIGDRAQANTFPYIQVENNSAKVEHEASTSKIGEDQLFYFAQRGISAEDAVSMMISGFCKDVFNKLPMEFAVEADKLLSLKLEGTVG
- a CDS encoding AbrB/MazE/SpoVT family DNA-binding domain-containing protein, with product MKTQLNQEGQITIPSKIRERLELKQGDEFLLIVTGNEIRLQPIKRKRLSEFRGVLPATQAYPGKTTIRQAVAQSLAQKSNQL
- a CDS encoding IS630 family transposase encodes the protein MNGLQQAEKEGNKEIAELEILIESNLSARELKRAIAVRMALTGKIYREISQILGVSEFFIGYWKKVFKVKGIAGLKLGYKGSKGYLSIQQKTEVIEWLKNKKYWDLDELVIYVEQEFGVIYKSKQSYYKLFEQANISWKKSQKVNPKFSEEQVKKKREEINEMLSKQKTGIESGEVIVFFLDECHLLHGDVKGYVWGQSNLRIEVPITNEKERQTYFGALNYQSKRFHVQSYPSGDGKSTVEFIKYLQNQYKNKKIILIWDGATYHRFGEFRKFLSEINGDKEPDDFLITCILFAPNAPQQNPVEDIWLQAKNFLRKYWYLCKSFKIIKFLFEFFTKEHKFDFPKIHQYTYT
- a CDS encoding MarC family protein; protein product: MDTQLLSTFAASLFALLNPLGVLPVFISYTAKENKGVQKWLAVLLSLTVLGLLLLFLLTGSSLLQFFGITLDSFRIAGGILLLLIGINLVTGNMKGKVQDVAEQDNQSDLEEAKSVYRKIVIPLAMPLLVGPGVIANVILYANEIQANKDGFQIVELAAVCVFISSIVCAILLSGQWLQRILGNVGLSIATRILGLLVASIGVQFITSGLTSILVHQIAPQLRL
- the sufC gene encoding Fe-S cluster assembly ATPase SufC → MIKENSEIILSVKNLTANIDDKQILKGFNLEIKAGEIHAIMGLNGSGKSTFSKVLSGHPSYEVTGGEITFLGQNLLELEPEERALAGIFLAFQYPIEIPGVSNLDFLRVAYNAHQKYKGLEELDAFDFDELVREKLDIVKMRDEFLERSVNEGFSGGEKKRNEILQMALLEPKLAVLDETDSGLDIDALRIVANGVNQLANENNALLVITHYQRLLDYIVPDYVHVVSDGRIIKTGTKELALELEEKGYDDVVASAMVGV